The segment CGTCAAACCGCGATGCATCACCTTAAAGTGGCTGAGCGTTATGCTGCAACGGCAACTGAACGAGAACAGTGGTACATTCGCGCGATTTCAGCTTGGGCAGGCGGCGCAATTTCTGAAGCCATCGACCTACATGAAGCGATCGCAGAGAACTATCCACAAGACCTGATTTCTGTGCAGCAAGGACAATATCACTACTTCTATCGAGGCGAATCTGATCCGTTACTCAAAATTGCCGAGAAAGTTCTTCCTGCCAATGCCGACAATCCCCATCTGCACTATTTATATGGAATGATTGCGTTTGGCTTGGAGCAATGCGGAGACTTAGATCGCGCTATGCAGACTGGACTGCAAGCGATCGCGCTGAATCGATTCGACCCGTGGGCGCAACATGCGATCGCGCATATCCTTGAAGAACAAAATCGCCCAGAAGATGGAATTCTCTGGATGGAAAGCCATTCAGACACTTGGGAGCAGTGCAATTCGATGCTGTATACCCACAATTGGTGGCATGTCGCACTTTACTACCTAGCACTGGGCAATCATCAGAAAGTCTTAGAGCTTTATGACCAAAAGGTTTGGGGACGGGCGAATCCGTCGTCGTCAAAAGATCAAGTCGGTGCGATCGCGACCTTACTGCGCTTAGAAGTGCAAGGCGTTGATGTGGGGAAACGCTGGCAGGCTCTTGCTCCTCATCTGGGTTCGCGTTTACACGAACATGCGCTACCTTTTCAAGATTTGCACTATATTTATGCACTCGCACGGGCTGGATACACAGACTGGGTGAATGAATTTCTTCAAAGTCTCACATCGCACGCACAGCAACTTCCGGCAACATCGCAATTCACCTGGCTGCAAATTGTCTTGCCTGTTGCCAAAGGCTTAATTGCATACACTCAACAAGATTGGTCAACGACAGTTTCGGCAATGCAGCCTCGACTCTCTTATCTACATACCGTCGGTGGGAGTCGGACTCAACAGAAAATGTTTGGTCAGATTTATCAACAAGCTGTTCTACGCAATCAGTCTGGCAAAGTGCGGCAGTTATGGCGAACGGTTAAAGCTGGCTAAAGCACGAATTCGTCACATCGTCATAGAGATCAGCGATCGCTGCATAATCTTCTGTAGTGACAGCCGCAAAGCGCTGAATCTGCATTGCAGTCATAGCTGCTGATAATTCTGAATCTGGATGCAGTAATGCTGATTGAATTTTCTCAATCACTGGATCGCCTAAATGTGTTGCCACCACAATCGGCGGCATCGGACAAGCCCGACTCGACTCGATGATTTTCACATGATGTGCCAGTTCGGGAAAGACGCGAAATTCCCGCTCCAGTACCGTACTATCAATCGCAGCACAATCTGCTTTGCGCTCAATTACCCAACGAATCGATCGCTGATGTGAGCCAGATTGAATCGCATGTTTGAAAAATTGTGGACGTTGTTCCTGAAGTAAGCGATCCCGAAGCAAGTAGTAGCCACTATTCGAGCCAGGATCGTTATAACAAACGGTTGAATTTGCTAAATCCGAGAACGTTTGAAACGAACTCTCCGCATGAACAATGATATCGGAGAAGTAAATCGGCGTATTTTGATACCGCTCAGCTTGCATCACTGGAGCCGCGATCGCGCTGAACTGCCGAGGTCGAATTCGCCCGTACCGAACAAACGGCAATCCACAAATAAAAGCTAGATCGATCGCGTCTTCATAAAGTCGCGAATCCTTCAACGGATCACATTCGCCGACCATCAAATCAGCCTGACAGCCCAAGACTCGCCCCAAATAAAGAGTCACAGCTTGATAAAACTCCAACCAA is part of the Leptolyngbya boryana PCC 6306 genome and harbors:
- a CDS encoding phosphate/phosphite/phosphonate ABC transporter substrate-binding protein; translated protein: MSFHAISYLAPNWLEFYQAVTLYLGRVLGCQADLMVGECDPLKDSRLYEDAIDLAFICGLPFVRYGRIRPRQFSAIAAPVMQAERYQNTPIYFSDIIVHAESSFQTFSDLANSTVCYNDPGSNSGYYLLRDRLLQEQRPQFFKHAIQSGSHQRSIRWVIERKADCAAIDSTVLEREFRVFPELAHHVKIIESSRACPMPPIVVATHLGDPVIEKIQSALLHPDSELSAAMTAMQIQRFAAVTTEDYAAIADLYDDVTNSCFSQL
- a CDS encoding tetratricopeptide repeat protein, producing the protein MIIDAQGLAVTSTRPDFSVQLRTELDRFIDQALYYGNQAETAILQVLALDPTCAIAQAYAAAYYLSQETAIARQTAMHHLKVAERYAATATEREQWYIRAISAWAGGAISEAIDLHEAIAENYPQDLISVQQGQYHYFYRGESDPLLKIAEKVLPANADNPHLHYLYGMIAFGLEQCGDLDRAMQTGLQAIALNRFDPWAQHAIAHILEEQNRPEDGILWMESHSDTWEQCNSMLYTHNWWHVALYYLALGNHQKVLELYDQKVWGRANPSSSKDQVGAIATLLRLEVQGVDVGKRWQALAPHLGSRLHEHALPFQDLHYIYALARAGYTDWVNEFLQSLTSHAQQLPATSQFTWLQIVLPVAKGLIAYTQQDWSTTVSAMQPRLSYLHTVGGSRTQQKMFGQIYQQAVLRNQSGKVRQLWRTVKAG